The following coding sequences lie in one Musa acuminata AAA Group cultivar baxijiao chromosome BXJ1-8, Cavendish_Baxijiao_AAA, whole genome shotgun sequence genomic window:
- the LOC103993997 gene encoding LOB domain-containing protein 12-like produces the protein MGGSSPCASCKLLRRRCAKDCIFAPYFPPDDPYKFAIVHKVFGASNVNKMLKELSVHQRADAVRSLVYEANARMKDPIYGCVGVISYLEDQVSQLQMQLAVAQAEILWIQMQQAESSMANQQIIHAEDKSFVQHNSHTIVPQLMSFGSSSNVVREPLMRDRER, from the exons ATGGGTGGCAGCTCTCCCTGTGCTTCCTGCAAACTGCTCCGGCGACGGTGCGCTAAAGATTGCATCTTTGCTCCTTACTTCCCTCCCGACGATCCCTACAAGTTCGCCATCGTTCACAAGGTCTTCGGTGCCAGCAACGTTAACAAGATGTtgaag GAACTTTCCGTGCATCAGCGAGCAGATGCAGTGAGAAGCCTTGTCTACGAGGCGAATGCGAGGATGAAAGATCCAATCTACGGCTGCGTGGGAGTCATCTCCTACCTTGAAGACCAAGTATCTCAGCTACAGATGCAGCTCGCTGTGGCTCAAGCGGAGATCTTATGGATTCAAATGCAGCAGGCGGAGTCGTCAATGGCTAACCAGCAGATCATCCACGCCGAAGACAAGTCCTTTGTTCAGCACAACAGCCACACCATAGTGCCTCAGCTCATGAGCTTTGGCTCCTCCAGCAATGTAGTCCGGGAGCCTCTCATGAGGGACAGAGAGAGATGA
- the LOC135680595 gene encoding ubiquitin-activating enzyme E1 1-like: MLPRKRSVGAVVEEDREPIAEEAVQKKAKTDCSVSSEVAGSSAMEEENNRANGTEVDANGNRKRSEIDEDLHSRQLAVYGREAMRRLVASNVLISGLQGLGAEIAKNLVLAGVKSITLHDEGDVELWDLSSNFFFSEDDIGKNRALACVLKLQELNNAVTVSTLTGTLSKEQLSCFQAVVFTDLSLEKAIEFDDHCHNHQPSIPFIRCEVRGLFGSVFCDFGPEFTVFDLDGEEPHTGIIASISSDNPALVSCVDDERLEFQDGDLVVFSEVQGMTELNDGKPRKIKSARPYSFILDEDTTQFGAYKKSGIVTQIKEPKVLRFRTLREALVESGDFLLSDFSKFGHPPLLHLAFQALDKFRYEMGRFPVAGSEDDAQKLISLVISINESLGDGKLEEVDKKLLHHFANGCKAILNPMAAMFGGIVGQEVVKACSGKFHPLFQFFYFDSVESLPAEPLEPSDVKPLNCRYDAQISVFGSKLQKKLEEAKVFIVGSGALGCEFLKNLALMGVCCGQKGKLNITDDDVIEKSNLSRQFLFRDWNIGQAKSTVAASAAVSINPSLHIEAFQNRASPDTENVFDDAFWESTDVVINALDNVTARMYIDARCVYFQKPLLESGTLGAKCNTQMVIPHLTENYGASRDPPEKQAPMCTVHSFPHNIDHCLTWARSEFEGLLEKTPNEVNAFLSNPSAYASALKSQGDAQARDLLDRVLECLDKDRCETFQDCINWARLRFEDYFSNRVKQLTFTFPEDAITSTGVPFWSAPKRFPRPLEFSSGDLGHLHFVMAASMLRAETFGIPIPGWSKYPKKLADAVDKVIVPEFQPKTGVNIVTDEKATSLSSVSVDDAAVINDLLAKLEECAKKLPPGFRMNPVQFEKDDDTNCHMDLIAGLANMRARNYSIPEVDKLKAKFIAGRIIPAIATATAMATGLVCLELYKVLAGGHKVEDYRNTFANLALPLFSMAEPVPPNVMKHRDMSWTIWDRWIVKGDLTLRELLRWLKDKGLNAYSISSGTSLLYNSMFPRHNNRMDRKVVDLIKEVAKVEVPPYRRHVDVVVACEDDKDGDDVDIPLVSIYFR, from the exons ATGCTTCCAAGAAAGAGATCTGTGGGAGCTGTGGTTGAAGAGGACCGGGAACCGATAGCAGAAGAGGCGGTGCAGAAGAAGGCTAAAACGGACTGCTCGGTCTCTTCCGAGGTGGCGGGGTCATCGGCGATGGAAGAGGAGAATAACCGAGCCAATGGCACGGAGGTCGATGCTAATGGGAACAGGAAGCGGTCGGAGATTGATGAGGACTTGCACAGCCGGCAGCTGGCTGTGTATGGAAGGGAGGCAATGCGTAGACTCGTTGCATCAAATGTTCTCATTTCTGGACTTCAGGGCCTAGGAGCTGAGATAG CAAAGAATCTTGTTCTTGCAGGCGTCAAATCTATTACCTTGCATGATGAGGGGGATGTAGAACTTTGGGACTTGTCCAGCAATTTCTTTTTCTCAGAAGATGATATTGGTAAGAACAGAGCTCTTGCTTGTGTTCTGAAGCTGCAAGAGCTGAACAATGCTGTTACAGTTTCCACTTTGACTGGAACTTTGTCAAAGGAGCAGCTTTCTTGTTTCCAG GCTGTTGTTTTTACTGACTTGAGCTTGGAGAAGGCAATTGAGTTTGATGACCATTGTCATAACCACCAGCCTTCAATTCCCTTCATTAGATGTGAAGTTCGAGGACTTTTTGGCAGTGTGTTCTGTGATTTTGGTCCAGAGTTCACTGTTTTCGATCTTGATGGTGAGGAGCCACATACTGGTATAATTGCATCCATCAGTAGTGACAATCCTGCACTTGTATCATGTGTTGACGATGAGCGGCTGGAGTTCCAGGATGGGGATCTCGTTGTCTTCTCCGAAGTCCAGGGGATGACAGAACTTAATGATGGGAAGCCAAGAAAAATTAAGAGTGCCAGGCCATATTCTTTTATTCTTGATGAAGACACAACCCAGTTTGGTGCATACAAGAAAAGTGGAATTGTTACTCAGATAAAGGAACCTAAGGTTCTAAGATTTAGAACTTTAAGGGAGGCTCTTGTAGAATCAGGAGACTTCCTTTTAAGTGACTTCTCCAAGTTTGGCCATCCACCTCTATTGCACTTGGCTTTTCAAGCCTTAGACAAGTTTAGATATGAAATGGGTCGTTTTCCTGTTGCTGGGTCAGAGGATGATGCTCAAAAGCTAATATCCTTAGTTATTAGCATCAATGAGAGCCTTGGTGATGGTAAGCTAGAAGAAGTTGACAAGAAACTTCTACACCATTTCGCTAATGGTTGCAAAGCCATTTTGAATCCTATGGCTGCGATGTTTGGTGGGATTGTTGGGCAAGAGGTGGTTAAAGCTTGCTCTGGAAAGTTTCATCCGCTTTTTCAG TTCTTTTACTTTGATTCAGTTGAGTCCCTTCCTGCTGAACCATTGGAACCTAGTGATGTTAAGCCACTGAATTGTCGATATGATGCTCAAATCTCTGTGTTTGGATCCAAGCTTCAAAAGAAGCTAGAAGAGGCTAAAGTATTTATTGTAGGATCCGGTGCTCTTGGGTGTGAATTCTTGAAGAACTTGGCACTGATGGGGGTTTGTTGTGGGCAGAAGGGCAAACTAAATATAACCGATGATGATGTCATTGAAAAGAGTAATCTCAGTCGCCAATTTCTCTTCCGTGACTGGAATATTGGGCAAGCCAAATCCACTGTGGCTGCTTCTGCTGCAGTTTCAATCAACCCTAGTCTTCATATTGAGGCTTTTCAGAATAGAGCAAGTCCAGATACAGAAAATGTGTTTGATGATGCATTTTGGGAGAGCACAGATGTTGTTATTAATGCATTGGACAATGTGACTGCGAGAATGTACATTGATGCCCGGTGCGTGTACTTCCAAAAGCCACTTTTGGAGTCTGGAACTTTAGGTGCAAAGTGTAACACACAGATGGTCATTCCTCATTTGACTGAGAATTATGGTGCTTCTAGAGATCCACCTGAGAAACAGGCACCTATGTGCACTGTTCATTCCTTCCCTCATAATATTGATCACTGTCTAACATGGGCCCGGTCTGAGTTTGAGGGCTTGCTTGAGAAGACACCAAATGAAGTAAATGCTTTCCTGTCTAACCCAAGTGCATATGCATCTGCCTTGAAAAGCCAAGGCGATGCCCAGGCCAGGGATCTACTTGACCGTGTTCTTGAATGCCTTGATAAGGATAGATGTGAGACATTCCAAGACTGTATTAACTGGGCTCGTCTAAG ATTTGAAGATTACTTCTCCAATCGTGTGAAGCAGTTAACTTTCACATTCCCTGAGGATGCAATCACCAGCACTGGTGTACCTTTTTGGTCTGCTCCCAAACGTTTCCCACGACCATTAGAGTTTTCATCTGGCGACCTCGGTCACCTTCACTTTGTTATGGCTGCTTCGATGCTAAGAGCAGAGACATTTGGAATTCCTATTCCTGGTTGGTCGAAATATCCAAAGAAATTAGCTGATGCTGTTGACAAGGTTATAGTGCCTGAATTTCAGCCTAAGACAGGAGTTAATATCGTAACAgatgagaaagctactagtttatcCTCTGTTTCTGTTGATGATGCTGCTGTCATCAATGATCTTCTTGCAAAGCTGGAGGAGTGTGCCAAGAAGCTGCCTCCAGGATTTCGGATGAACCCAGTTCAGTTTGAAAAG GACGATGACACAAATTGCCACATGGATTTAATTGCTGGGCTAGCCAACATGCGCGCAAGGAACTACAGCATCCCAGAAGTTGACAAGCTCAAAGCAAAGTTTATAGCTGGAAGGATCATCCcagccatcgccactgccacGGCAATGGCCACAGGTTTGGTGTGCCTAGAGCTTTACAAAGTGCTTGCCGGCGGACATAAGGTGGAAGACTACCGAAACACCTTTGCGAACTTGGCGCTTCCTTTATTCTCCATGGCGGAGCCAGTTCCACCGAACGTGATGAAGCACCGAGACATGAGCTGGACAATCTGGGATCGGTGGATCGTTAAGGGTGATCTCACCCTTAGGGAGCTCCTTCGGTGGCTCAAGGACAAAGGACTAAATGCCTATAG